Proteins from a genomic interval of Rosa chinensis cultivar Old Blush chromosome 2, RchiOBHm-V2, whole genome shotgun sequence:
- the LOC112187835 gene encoding exosome complex component RRP42 — translation MVGLSIGEKYFIQGGIAQDLRTDGRKRLTPRPIFVETGVISQSNGSARVRIGATEVIASVKAELGRPSALHPDKGKVSINVDCSPTAAPMFEGRGGEELSAELSVALQRCLLGGKSGSGAGIDLSSLAIVEGKICWDLYIEGLVVSSDGNLLDALGAAIKAALSNTGIPRVNVAAGASGDEQPEVDVSDEEFLQFDTSKVPVIVTLTKVGRHYIVDATSEEESQMSSAVSISVNRQGNICGLTKRGDAGLDPSVVLDMISVAQSVSERLINTLDSQIAAAEAGEDEL, via the exons TGGCATTGCTCAGGACCTTCGCACTGATGGTCGGAAAAGATTGACGCCTAGACCCATCTTTGTTGAAACTGGAGTCATTTCCCAG TCAAATGGTTCAGCAAGGGTCAGGATTGGTGCCACAGAAGTCATTGCCAGTGTGAAG GCTGAACTTGGAAGGCCGAGCGCATTGCATCCTGACAAAGGAAAAGTCTCTATAAATGTTGATTGCAGTCCAACTGCAGCACCAATGTTTGAG GGTAGAGGGGGTGAGGAGCTGTCCGCAGAACTCTCAGTTGCTCTTCAGCGTTGTCTATTAGGTGGTAAAAGTGGATCAG GTGCTGGAATTGACCTCTCTTCTCTGGCAATTGTGGAAGGAAAGATTTGTTGGGATCTTTACATTGAAGGCCTTGTTGTTAGTTCAGACGGAAATCTACTAGATGCCCTAGGTGCTGCTATTAAG GCTGCTTTGAGCAATACAGGCATCCCAAGAGTAAATGTTGCAGCTGGTGCATCAGGAGATGAGCAACCAGAGGTTGACGTAAGCGACGAGGAATTTCTGCAATTTGACACATCCAAGGTCCCTGTCATTGTTACATTAACGAAG GTAGGCAGGCACTATATTGTAGATGCCACATCAGAAGAGGAATCCCAAATGAGCTCAGCTGTTTCTATTTCAGTCAACAGGCAAGGGAACATATGTGGGTTGACAAAAAGGGGTGATGCAGGCCTAGATCCAAGCGTCGTTCTTGACATGATATCTGTAGCACAAAGTGTAAGTGAGAGGCTGATAAACACATTGGATTCTCAGATAGCTGCGGCTGAAGCTGGTGAAGATGAGTTGTGA
- the LOC112189143 gene encoding pentatricopeptide repeat-containing protein At4g26680, mitochondrial, with translation MIHKETMNKFPFRQVSILPNSIAKEPTFTKPSVSVNLETRNWNPIPIPHRTIPEPKGQDLDFVNVVNSHLIHSDWAKLDSLANGLTAFRVKHILLKIQKDYVLSLEFFNWVGTHKPTSHTLETHSMILHILTKYRKFKSAESILRKILVPGSIDLPPKLFEAILYSYRLCDSSPRVFDSLFKTFAHMKKFRNATDTFCRMKDYGFYPTVESCNAYVSSLLDLHRADVALAFYREMRRCRISPNVYTLNMVMCAYCRVGKLENAVEVLEKMESMGFSPTIVSYNTLIAGHCDKGLLSSAVKFKNLMVKNGLHPNVVTFNTLIDGFCKQGKLPEANRIFSEMKALNVAPNIVTYNTMINGYGQAGNSEMGSRLFEEMSRDRVSADILTYNGLILGLCKEGNTKKAAYLVKELDRKNFVPNASTFSALVGGQCVRKNSDRAFLLYKSMVRSGYHPDEHTFKMLLSSFCNNRDFDGAVEVLKEMFERNFVPDSGILYDLCLGLKRCGKEKWVELLCTEMEARRLIPQGFDMAKMICCVEENDNSTV, from the coding sequence ATGATACACAAGGAAACTATGAATAAATTCCCATTTCGTCAAGTTTCAATCTTGCCCAATTCAATTGCTAAAGAACCCACCTTTACAAAACCCTCAGTTTCTGTGAATTTGGAAACAAGGAATTGGAATCCAATTCCTATTCCCCACAGAACAATTCCTGAACCCAAAGGCCAAGACCTTGATTTTGTTAATGTTGTAAACAGCCATTTGATTCACTCTGACTGGGCTAAGCTTGATTCCTTAGCCAATGGTCTGACTGCTTTCAGAGTGAAACATATTTTGCTGAAAATTCAGAAGGATTATGTTCTTTCTCTTGAGTTTTTCAACTGGGTTGGAACTCACAAACCCACTTCACATACCCTCGAAACACATTCCATGATCCTCCACATTCTCACCAAGTATCGAAAATTTAAGTCTGCAGAGTCGATTTTGAGAAAGATTCTTGTGCCAGGGTCCATAGACTTGCCCCCCAAGCTGTTTGAAGCGATACTGTATTCGTACCGCTTGTGTGATTCCTCTCCTCGGGTTTTTGATTCGCTTTTCAAGACGTTTGCGCATATGAAGAAGTTTAGGAATGCCACAGACACGTTTTGTAGAATGAAGGATTACGGGTTTTACCCGACGGTTGAGTCATGCAATGCGTATGTGAGCTCATTGCTTGATTTACATAGAGCTGATGTTGCTTTGGCATTCTACAGAGAAATGAGGCGTTGTCGAATTTCACCCAATGTTTATACTCTTAATATGGTTATGTGTGCATATTGTAGAGTGGGAAAATTAGAGAATGCTGTTGAAGTCCTTGAGAAGATGGAGAGCATGGGTTTCAGTCCTACCATTGTGTCATATAATACACTTATTGCAGGACATTGCGATAAGGGTCTTCTGAGTTCCGCTGTGAAGTTCAAAAACTTGATGGTGAAGAATGGATTGCACCCGAATGTGGTAACTTTTAACACACTCATTGATGGGTTTTGTAAGCAAGGAAAACTACCAGAAGCAAATAGAATTTTTAGTGAGATGAAAGCCCTGAATGTGGCTCCTAATATAGTAACCTATAATACCATGATAAATGGGTATGGTCAAGCAGGTAATAGTGAGATGGGCAGTAGGCTTTTTGAGGAGATGTCAAGGGACCGAGTCAGCGCTGATATTCTGACTTATAATGGATTGATTTTGGGACTATGCAAGGAGGGTAATACAAAGAAAGCTGCATATCTGGTAAAAGAGCTTGACAGAAAGAACTTTGTCCCAAATGCCTCAACCTTTTCTGCGCTTGTTGGTGGGCAGTGTGTGAGAAAGAACTCAGATCGTGCCTTTCTGTTGTACAAGAGCATGGTTAGGAGTGGCTATCATCCCGATGAACATACTTTTAAGATGTTGTTGTCTAGCTTCTGCAATAATAGGGATTTTGATGGAGCAGTTGAAGTCTTGAAAGAAATGTTTGAGAGAAATTTTGTTCCTGATTCAGGCATATTATATGATCTATGTTTGGGACTTAAACGCTGTGGAAAAGAAAAGTGGGTAGAATTGCTATGCACTGAGATGGAAGCTAGACGCCTCATTCCTCAAGGTTTTGACATGGCGAAGATGATCTGCTGTGTAGAAGAGAATGATAACTCAACAGTTTAG